The Winogradskyella schleiferi genome has a window encoding:
- a CDS encoding DMT family transporter — MNEKSHLNHLLLLVVATLFISTSGVLGKFIDMPTPIIIWWRSALAAIFLLIFCLYKGINLKIISGKDRWTFFIAAVFMGGHWITYFYALKLANVAIGMLSVFTFPVIIALLEPLFSKTKFDPMHIVLGLMVLVGIYILAPDFDLKSGQLQGLLFGVLSAVLYSVRILILKGHVANYNGTMLMFYQVAILSIILAPLLYFMDTSNITTQYPYIILLALITTAIGHTMFVNSLKYFKASTAGIIGSTQPVFGIIMAFFFLNEIPTIHTFVGGALILGTVVIESIRSNKMK, encoded by the coding sequence ATGAATGAAAAAAGTCATTTAAATCATCTCTTGTTGCTCGTTGTAGCAACCTTATTTATTAGTACCTCTGGTGTTTTAGGAAAATTTATAGACATGCCAACACCAATCATCATTTGGTGGCGATCAGCTTTAGCTGCAATTTTCCTATTAATTTTCTGTCTTTACAAAGGCATTAATCTCAAAATAATAAGCGGTAAAGATCGTTGGACGTTTTTCATTGCCGCTGTATTTATGGGAGGCCATTGGATCACCTATTTCTACGCCTTAAAATTAGCTAACGTAGCTATTGGTATGCTTTCCGTTTTTACATTTCCTGTTATTATTGCGCTTTTAGAACCTTTGTTTTCTAAAACAAAATTTGATCCTATGCACATTGTTTTAGGACTCATGGTGCTTGTTGGCATTTATATTTTAGCTCCTGATTTTGATTTAAAAAGCGGCCAATTACAAGGGCTTTTGTTCGGCGTACTTTCAGCAGTGCTTTATTCGGTAAGAATATTAATTCTTAAAGGACATGTGGCAAATTATAATGGTACGATGCTTATGTTCTACCAAGTGGCAATCCTTAGCATAATCTTAGCACCTCTTTTATATTTTATGGATACGTCTAACATTACGACACAGTATCCTTATATTATTTTACTAGCTTTAATAACTACAGCCATTGGACATACTATGTTTGTAAATAGCTTAAAATACTTTAAAGCCAGTACGGCTGGAATTATTGGAAGCACACAACCTGTATTCGGAATTATAATGGCATTTTTTTTCTTGAATGAAATACCAACAATACATACCTTTGTTGGTGGTGCTTTAATATTAGGAACGGTTGTAATTGAAAGTATCCGATCCAATAAAATGAAATAG